Part of the Kiritimatiellia bacterium genome, GCGCAATCCACCGGCGCGCGGTCCGCGAGCAGTTGCGCCACTCGCCGAACGCGACCGCCACCGCGTTGCTGAAGAGTACGGTGAGGATCATGTGGATCCCCCAGCTCGTGAACCGATAGGCCCCCATTCGGACATCGCCAAGCGTGTAGAGGAAGAACTGGCCGTACCAGAACAGCCCGGTGGTCGCGGACAACGCCCAGTTCGCCGGCAATGAGCCGCCGCCCGCCGGCCGGCACACCAGCTCCCGCAACGAGCGGTGCCGCAGATGCAGCGCCAGCGCGTAGCCGCCGGAGGTCACGAACGCGCCTGTGTTCGCAAAAAGGTAGACGATGTTGCCGCGAACCACACCCGCACCGCGGGCGGCCGCCGCCGTCGCCAGCGGTTCGCCCGCAGCGAGCGCAAAGCCGTAAAACGCTGCGAGAACGCCCGACGCAATCGCCAGCGAAAGCCCCAGCGTAAACACCCTTCCCGCTGACGAGCCCGCCGCCGCCAAATCGCGTTCCTTTCGACGACCAGCCATCCCGGCCAGCGTGATGCCGGCCACGCCAAGAACGAGACCCGCGATGATCCAGCCCGCGCCGGCCTGTTGCAGTGTCGCGCCAAGGGTCCCCCGCAGAAGCGGTGGCACCAGCGTCCCGAGCACACAGGAGATGCCGATCGCGATCGAATAGGTCAGCGAAAAGCCGACGTAGCGGATCGCGAGACCGAACGCGGTGCCGCCAATGCCGTAGGCGGCTCCCAGCGCGAAGGCGGAGATCATCGGCGCCTTCGGTGCCTCCCGCAACACCGCGCCAAGCTCGGGGATGGTCGCCCAGGCTCCCACCACCGGCAGGATCACCCATGCGACGATCGCTTGCGCAAGCCAGAAACTCTGCCACGACCAGCCGCGCACGCGCGCCTGCGGCGCGTAGCAGGTGGCACCCAGCAACGCCCCGCAAGCAATCCATGCGACCCCGCTGAGGGGATTCGGAGTGATGTTCGTCACAGCGACGACCCTCCTGTCTTGTCCTTTCGTGTTCCCGCATCGGCGCGCGTCGGAGACGCCCTCGCTCGATCCAGATCCCTGCGCCGTTGT contains:
- a CDS encoding rhamnose:proton symporter produces the protein MTNITPNPLSGVAWIACGALLGATCYAPQARVRGWSWQSFWLAQAIVAWVILPVVGAWATIPELGAVLREAPKAPMISAFALGAAYGIGGTAFGLAIRYVGFSLTYSIAIGISCVLGTLVPPLLRGTLGATLQQAGAGWIIAGLVLGVAGITLAGMAGRRKERDLAAAGSSAGRVFTLGLSLAIASGVLAAFYGFALAAGEPLATAAAARGAGVVRGNIVYLFANTGAFVTSGGYALALHLRHRSLRELVCRPAGGGSLPANWALSATTGLFWYGQFFLYTLGDVRMGAYRFTSWGIHMILTVLFSNAVAVAFGEWRNCSRTARRWIALAMIALVASILSITNGNRLAQRAAQPAAAAPERAEFSGGQTPAGA